A region of Nitrospirota bacterium DNA encodes the following proteins:
- the mdh gene encoding malate dehydrogenase produces MRRNKITIVGSGNVGASAAQRIMEKSLGDVVLIDIIEGIPQGKALDILEAASLSCSDVHVTGTNNYDDTAGSDIVVITAGLARKPGMSRRDLLEKNAGIVKGVTSEVVKRSPDSILIVVTNPMDLMAYVSYTVSGFPKHRVIGMGGVLDSSRFKCFIASELNVSSDNIQAFVLGGHGDLMVPLARFSTVAGIPITDLLSKACIDKMAERTKFGGGEIVELLKTGSAYVAPAASIVEMVEAILRDRKKIMPCSAYLDGEYGMKGIFSGVPVKLGSKGIEDIIEIKLTDEEKDAFSRSAEMIRSGVEELKEFLK; encoded by the coding sequence GTGCGTCGTAATAAAATAACTATAGTAGGTTCCGGGAATGTAGGTGCATCTGCGGCCCAGAGGATTATGGAGAAATCTCTCGGAGATGTTGTATTAATTGATATCATAGAGGGGATTCCGCAAGGTAAGGCGCTTGATATACTTGAAGCTGCATCTTTGAGTTGTTCTGATGTACATGTTACTGGAACCAATAACTATGATGACACGGCTGGGTCCGACATAGTAGTCATTACAGCGGGTCTTGCAAGAAAACCTGGCATGAGCCGCAGAGACCTGCTGGAAAAGAATGCAGGCATAGTAAAGGGTGTAACATCAGAAGTCGTGAAGAGGTCTCCTGACTCTATACTTATTGTAGTGACAAACCCAATGGACCTGATGGCATATGTTTCGTATACTGTCTCAGGTTTTCCAAAACATCGTGTAATAGGAATGGGTGGTGTTCTTGATTCCTCGCGCTTTAAGTGTTTTATTGCATCTGAACTGAATGTATCTTCCGACAATATTCAGGCATTTGTTCTTGGCGGGCATGGAGATCTTATGGTGCCTCTTGCGAGATTTTCAACTGTAGCCGGGATCCCTATAACTGACCTGCTGTCAAAGGCATGCATTGACAAGATGGCAGAACGTACAAAGTTTGGAGGCGGGGAGATTGTAGAACTGCTTAAGACAGGAAGCGCCTATGTCGCCCCGGCAGCTTCCATAGTTGAAATGGTTGAGGCAATACTCCGTGACAGGAAAAAGATAATGCCGTGTTCAGCTTATCTGGATGGAGAGTATGGTATGAAGGGGATATTTTCAGGTGTGCCTGTAAAACTTGGGAGCAAGGGGATAGAAGATATTATTGAAATAAAGCTTACAGATGAAGAGAAGGATGCCTTTTCCAGGTCTGCAGAAATGATAAGGAGCGGAGTAGAGGAGCTGAAGGAATTTCTAAAATGA
- a CDS encoding fumarate hydratase, whose amino-acid sequence MRRIHFNDIVDKVRDMCMDANYNLSADVTAAYEKALETERSPLGQEVLRQIIQNSEIAAKEAMPLCQDTGLAVFFVEIGQDVSIAGGLLSDAINEGVRQGYSKGYLRKSVVEEPVFNRRNTSDNTPAIIHTEIVAGEEIRIKLDIAGGGCENMAALKMLRPADGIEGVKNFVVDSVRNAAANPCPPVVVGVGIGGDFEKAAILAKKALLRPVGQPNARMDVAALEEDLLKRVNQTGIGPVGLGGTTTAFAVHVEVHPCHIASLPVAVNIGCHSSRHKSIVI is encoded by the coding sequence ATGAGACGCATTCATTTTAACGACATTGTAGATAAGGTCAGGGACATGTGTATGGATGCGAATTACAACCTCAGCGCAGATGTCACTGCGGCGTATGAAAAGGCGCTTGAAACAGAGAGGTCTCCCCTTGGGCAGGAGGTCCTCAGGCAGATTATTCAAAATTCTGAGATAGCAGCGAAGGAGGCAATGCCGCTTTGCCAGGATACAGGTCTTGCTGTATTTTTCGTAGAGATTGGTCAGGATGTATCCATTGCAGGCGGCCTTTTGAGTGATGCCATAAATGAAGGAGTGAGGCAGGGGTACAGTAAGGGATATCTCCGGAAATCTGTTGTCGAAGAACCTGTTTTCAACAGGAGAAATACCTCAGACAACACTCCGGCCATTATCCATACTGAAATTGTTGCAGGTGAGGAGATCAGGATCAAACTGGATATTGCAGGCGGCGGTTGTGAAAATATGGCAGCGCTGAAGATGCTTCGTCCTGCTGATGGAATAGAAGGGGTGAAGAACTTTGTTGTTGATTCTGTGAGAAATGCTGCTGCAAATCCCTGCCCGCCTGTAGTCGTGGGGGTGGGCATAGGGGGTGACTTTGAAAAGGCGGCGATCCTTGCAAAAAAAGCCCTGTTAAGACCTGTGGGTCAGCCTAATGCAAGGATGGATGTGGCAGCCCTTGAGGAAGACCTCCTTAAGAGGGTTAATCAGACCGGCATCGGGCCGGTAGGCCTTGGCGGCACTACAACGGCCTTTGCAGTGCACGTTGAGGTGCACCCATGCCATATCGCAAGCCTTCCCGTAGCTGTAAATATTGGATGTCATTCCAGCAGGCATAAGAGTATAGTGATTTAG
- a CDS encoding Fe-S-containing hydro-lyase — protein sequence MSVKKLKTPLTDAVISDLRAGDRIEISGVLYTARDAAHKRLVQMIRDGEKLPFDLAGQVIYFVGPTPAKPGMPIGSAGPTTSGRMDPYSPFLIEHGLKGMIGKGGRGKEVVEAMLRHKCVYFAAIGGVAALLSKKIKKAEVIAFDDLGTEAVRRIEVEDFPVIVINDIHGGDMYKKGMSEYSIS from the coding sequence ATGTCAGTTAAAAAGTTAAAGACTCCATTGACAGATGCTGTAATTTCAGACCTCAGGGCCGGCGACAGGATAGAAATCAGCGGTGTTTTGTATACAGCAAGGGATGCTGCTCACAAGAGACTTGTTCAGATGATCAGGGATGGGGAGAAGTTGCCCTTTGATCTTGCCGGGCAGGTAATATATTTTGTCGGCCCCACACCTGCAAAACCAGGGATGCCTATAGGGTCAGCAGGCCCCACTACAAGCGGAAGGATGGATCCGTATTCTCCGTTCCTTATAGAGCACGGACTTAAAGGAATGATCGGCAAGGGTGGCCGGGGCAAAGAAGTGGTAGAGGCAATGCTCAGACACAAATGTGTCTATTTTGCAGCAATCGGCGGCGTTGCTGCACTACTGTCGAAAAAGATTAAGAAGGCTGAAGTTATAGCCTTTGATGACCTTGGTACGGAGGCTGTTCGTAGGATCGAAGTGGAAGACTTTCCAGTTATCGTCATAAATGACATACATGGCGGTGACATGTATAAAAAAGGCATGTCTGAGTATTCAATCTCTTAA
- the lptC gene encoding LPS export ABC transporter periplasmic protein LptC gives MRITSKWKLLIGIIYIALFTVIVAGFLAGDKDVHKRQSVMQTLGDTAQKIEDFYLTRIANSKIEWEVGARNATIASGEEDAVLQNINITHMTPSGSTIVLTADNGRYNVGTNSFFIEKGENDVSIRIAQDIVINVGDLVWSDEDRQVRSSGMVRVTGQTFVLDGEELVADLDTGVYEIRKNIKARIW, from the coding sequence ATGCGTATTACAAGTAAATGGAAGCTCCTGATTGGGATAATATATATTGCTCTGTTTACTGTAATTGTTGCGGGTTTTCTTGCGGGTGATAAAGATGTCCACAAAAGGCAATCGGTTATGCAGACTCTGGGGGATACAGCACAAAAGATAGAGGACTTCTATCTAACCAGGATCGCCAACTCTAAAATAGAGTGGGAAGTGGGGGCGAGAAACGCCACGATAGCAAGCGGGGAGGAAGATGCCGTGCTGCAGAATATAAATATTACCCACATGACCCCTTCCGGCTCAACCATAGTATTAACTGCGGATAATGGAAGATACAATGTAGGTACTAACTCTTTCTTTATTGAAAAGGGAGAGAATGACGTTAGCATAAGAATAGCGCAGGATATAGTGATTAATGTCGGAGACCTTGTCTGGTCAGATGAGGACAGACAGGTTCGAAGTTCCGGAATGGTTCGTGTTACGGGCCAGACTTTTGTTCTTGATGGTGAAGAACTTGTAGCGGACCTCGACACTGGAGTTTATGAGATCAGGAAAAATATCAAGGCAAGGATTTGGTAG
- the lptB gene encoding LPS export ABC transporter ATP-binding protein: MTSLRIENIEKYYKNRKAVDNVSITVNQGEVVGVLGPNGAGKTTIFSVIIGLLKPTSGRILLGDMDITYLPTYKRARLGLCYLPQEPSIFRKLTVEENIMAILEFQAMSSYERTDTLNRLMKELNINNLAGQPANTLSGGERRRVEIARALASSPAFIFLDEPFAGIDPISIIDLQHIISQLKNRNIGVLITDHNVQHTLEVCDRVYILNEGVILKSGTPHDIASSVEVKAKYLGERFKLDNL; this comes from the coding sequence ATGACCAGCCTTAGGATTGAGAATATAGAGAAATACTATAAAAACCGAAAAGCAGTAGATAACGTAAGTATAACGGTTAATCAGGGGGAGGTAGTAGGGGTTCTTGGTCCTAACGGGGCAGGAAAGACTACTATATTTTCTGTCATAATCGGATTATTAAAACCTACTTCAGGCCGCATATTACTTGGGGATATGGATATCACATATCTCCCTACATATAAGAGGGCAAGGCTTGGTTTATGCTACCTTCCACAGGAACCGTCAATATTCAGAAAACTGACAGTGGAAGAAAATATTATGGCCATACTTGAGTTTCAGGCTATGTCTTCATATGAGCGCACTGACACTTTAAATCGTCTGATGAAAGAGCTCAATATAAATAATCTGGCAGGCCAGCCGGCCAATACACTGTCGGGCGGCGAGAGAAGGCGAGTTGAAATCGCCCGTGCGCTTGCCTCTTCTCCTGCCTTTATCTTCCTTGACGAGCCGTTCGCCGGCATAGATCCCATTTCTATAATTGACCTGCAGCATATCATCAGTCAGTTGAAAAACAGGAATATAGGTGTCCTGATAACAGACCATAATGTTCAGCATACGCTTGAAGTATGCGACAGGGTTTACATATTAAATGAGGGTGTGATACTTAAATCCGGCACTCCGCATGATATTGCATCGAGCGTTGAAGTCAAGGCCAAATATCTCGGGGAGAGATTTAAGCTTGATAATCTTTAG
- the rpoN gene encoding RNA polymerase factor sigma-54, which translates to MDTKLDLRLTQKLIMTPQLQQAIKLLQLSKLELEQTVNQALLENPFLDEAQVETTETEEDEAYKTTSASELASKPEDDEGGALSPLDGENLKWGEYLSDDGFDNKETGYYKDNEEDGMTYDQMLTRPSSLSDHLSWQLNLATSDPDIIKAGDIIIGNLDDNGYLQSSLEEVTAASGVSVEKAGEALSLLQQFDPPGIAARDLRECLLIQLAQLGVKGTIVETIVSEHLSDFEKKRFPAIARRLGITLEDLAHALKVIERLEPKPGRLFYASDNLAIIPDVFVVKHEGEYVVLLNDDGIPRLKLNPTYRRMLRGGTEIADEAKGYLEEKFRSAIWMIRSIEQRNRTIYKVAQSIVKCQEDFLEKGINNLKPLTLREIAEDINMHESTVSRVTHNKYICTPQGIFELKYFFSSGLNTSDGNSCSSKSVRDMIHKLITDENHQKPFSDQQIMEYLKGQQIEIARRTVAKYRKELKIPSASRRRKLSI; encoded by the coding sequence ATGGACACGAAATTAGACCTTAGACTTACACAGAAACTTATCATGACCCCTCAGCTCCAGCAGGCCATAAAATTACTTCAACTGTCGAAGCTTGAACTGGAACAGACGGTTAATCAGGCCCTTCTTGAGAATCCCTTTCTCGATGAGGCACAGGTTGAAACAACGGAAACAGAGGAGGATGAGGCTTATAAGACGACTTCTGCGTCTGAGCTTGCCTCGAAGCCTGAAGACGATGAAGGAGGGGCCCTCTCGCCCCTTGATGGAGAAAATCTTAAATGGGGAGAATATTTATCTGACGATGGCTTTGATAATAAGGAGACGGGATATTATAAGGATAACGAAGAAGATGGAATGACCTATGATCAGATGTTGACAAGACCTTCATCCCTGTCTGATCACCTGTCGTGGCAGTTGAACCTTGCAACCTCTGATCCGGATATTATTAAGGCCGGTGATATTATCATTGGGAATCTCGATGACAATGGATACCTTCAATCCTCTCTTGAAGAGGTAACAGCCGCAAGCGGAGTATCAGTTGAAAAGGCCGGTGAGGCATTAAGCCTTCTGCAGCAGTTTGATCCCCCCGGCATTGCAGCAAGGGACTTGCGCGAGTGCCTGCTTATCCAGCTGGCACAGCTTGGCGTAAAAGGAACGATCGTAGAGACTATTGTTTCAGAGCATCTCTCTGATTTTGAGAAAAAGCGGTTTCCTGCCATCGCCCGCAGGCTTGGCATTACCCTGGAAGATCTGGCTCATGCCCTGAAGGTCATCGAGAGGCTTGAACCAAAGCCAGGCAGATTATTCTATGCATCGGACAATCTTGCTATAATTCCTGATGTCTTTGTAGTCAAGCATGAGGGAGAATATGTGGTATTGCTGAATGATGATGGTATTCCGAGACTTAAACTCAATCCCACATACAGACGGATGCTCAGGGGTGGTACTGAAATTGCTGATGAGGCAAAAGGATACCTTGAAGAGAAATTCCGTTCTGCCATCTGGATGATCAGAAGCATTGAACAGCGCAACAGGACAATTTATAAGGTGGCACAAAGCATAGTTAAATGTCAGGAGGACTTTCTTGAGAAAGGTATAAATAACCTGAAGCCCCTGACGCTGAGAGAGATTGCAGAGGATATTAACATGCATGAATCTACTGTAAGCCGTGTCACGCATAATAAATATATATGTACACCTCAGGGCATATTTGAATTAAAATACTTTTTCAGCAGCGGCCTTAATACAAGTGACGGAAATAGTTGTTCGTCAAAAAGTGTCAGGGACATGATCCACAAGCTTATTACGGATGAAAACCACCAGAAGCCGTTCAGTGACCAGCAGATTATGGAATATCTGAAAGGACAGCAGATTGAAATAGCAAGAAGGACTGTAGCCAAGTACAGGAAAGAATTAAAGATACCTTCTGCGAGCAGGCGTAGAAAACTATCAATATGA
- the rapZ gene encoding RNase adapter RapZ: MRFNNLRVVVISGLSGAGRSSALKCFEDLGFFCIDNLPPQLLPKFVELCTQARTDISKIALGIDIRERDFFSEFENVLSELMAAGFPIEIVYLEARDEMLVRRFSETRRPHPLAMNRSVIDGIRLERDMLRWLRDKATLIIDTSDFSIHQLKNEVLRHFFEAEKNKKIMVNIISFGFKYGVPYDVDLLFDIRFLPNPNFVTNLKPLSGRDREVSEYLEASPVTVTFLEKFFPFIEFLMSQYEQEGRYYLSIGIGCTGGRHRSVFIAETLQRHIEHMGYDTALRHRDIERVKV, from the coding sequence ATGAGATTTAACAATCTCCGAGTTGTCGTTATCAGCGGCCTGTCCGGGGCAGGCAGGAGCAGCGCACTCAAATGTTTCGAAGACCTTGGTTTTTTCTGCATAGACAATCTTCCTCCGCAATTACTTCCCAAATTTGTTGAATTGTGCACTCAGGCCAGGACTGATATCAGCAAGATTGCACTCGGGATCGATATCCGTGAGCGTGATTTTTTTTCTGAGTTCGAAAATGTTCTGAGTGAGTTGATGGCAGCAGGGTTCCCGATTGAAATAGTCTATCTTGAGGCACGGGACGAGATGCTAGTGCGGCGATTCAGTGAAACGAGGAGGCCTCACCCGCTGGCGATGAACAGGTCTGTCATAGACGGGATAAGGCTTGAGAGGGACATGCTCAGGTGGCTGCGTGACAAGGCCACACTGATAATTGACACTTCGGATTTCAGCATCCACCAGCTGAAGAACGAGGTCCTGAGGCATTTCTTTGAGGCTGAGAAGAATAAGAAAATAATGGTAAATATAATTTCCTTCGGTTTTAAATATGGGGTTCCATATGATGTTGACCTCCTGTTTGACATAAGGTTTCTTCCCAATCCCAATTTCGTGACTAATCTCAAGCCCTTGTCCGGCAGGGACAGAGAGGTCTCAGAATATCTTGAGGCAAGTCCTGTGACAGTGACCTTTCTGGAGAAATTCTTTCCCTTTATTGAATTTCTGATGTCACAGTATGAACAGGAAGGGAGATATTATCTGAGTATAGGCATTGGCTGTACAGGCGGCCGTCACAGGTCAGTATTCATCGCTGAGACGCTTCAAAGACATATTGAGCACATGGGTTATGATACTGCATTACGTCACAGAGATATCGAAAGGGTAAAGGTGTAA
- a CDS encoding UbiX family flavin prenyltransferase — MPSYIVAITGASGAVYGTRLISFLVKHGFTVHLTVTKEAWWILKDEAELFAEGTEDEIRSSLCGYFGVSREMLYYYDENNMKSPISSGSFRSNGMIIVPCSMKTVASVASGVSSNLVGRSADVILKEQRKLIIVPRETPLNTVHLKNLLTLSEMGVHIIPAMPAFYNKPETIADMVAFIVGRILDALSIDNQIYSRWDGR, encoded by the coding sequence ATGCCTTCTTATATCGTCGCGATAACAGGGGCAAGCGGGGCGGTCTACGGAACGCGCCTGATATCCTTCCTGGTCAAACATGGTTTTACTGTGCATCTGACTGTTACTAAAGAGGCATGGTGGATACTTAAAGATGAGGCAGAATTGTTTGCTGAAGGCACAGAAGATGAAATCAGATCATCATTGTGCGGCTATTTTGGGGTGTCACGCGAGATGCTTTATTATTATGATGAAAATAACATGAAGTCACCCATATCCAGCGGTTCGTTTCGCAGTAATGGAATGATTATTGTCCCTTGTTCTATGAAAACAGTTGCATCAGTAGCATCCGGAGTATCGTCTAATCTTGTCGGACGTTCTGCCGATGTTATATTAAAGGAGCAGAGGAAGCTGATTATAGTTCCGAGAGAAACGCCATTGAACACGGTGCATCTTAAAAACCTCCTTACCCTTTCAGAAATGGGAGTTCATATTATCCCGGCCATGCCGGCCTTCTACAACAAGCCGGAGACCATAGCAGATATGGTGGCATTTATTGTAGGACGCATTCTTGATGCGCTCTCTATTGACAATCAAATATACAGCAGATGGGATGGGAGGTAA
- a CDS encoding MerR family transcriptional regulator, translated as MSKDKKYYANDICKLFDISKATLFRWENAGLISNISRDWRNWRIYSRDNIEEIRQIIHSKEKR; from the coding sequence ATGAGCAAAGACAAGAAGTATTATGCAAATGACATATGCAAACTATTTGATATCTCAAAAGCAACACTGTTTCGGTGGGAGAATGCAGGATTGATTTCGAATATCAGCAGGGACTGGCGTAACTGGCGCATTTACAGCAGGGACAACATTGAAGAAATAAGACAGATTATTCATTCAAAGGAAAAGAGATAA
- the pilM gene encoding type IV pilus assembly protein PilM, whose product MFFRKKKAAIGIDIGSSSIKVIQLTESEGRYTLNKFGIAALAPEIIVDGTVMDSVRCIETLQNLIKEQDITIKDAVISVSGNSVIVKRVTLPQMSEDELAESIKWEAEQYIPFDINEVNMDFQILNTFTGADGKQQMNVLLAAVKKDKLTDYSSLIIEAGLTPVIVDIDSFAIENMYNANYDINENETVALINIGAGITNINILQGSMFAFTRDISIGGNRYTESIQKDLGLSFDDAEKIKKGETAEGPDTSDIDSIIENVSTEITSEITRSFGYFKATMGSENINKVLLSGGSSKIRNLNSFLQERLELPVEFINPFRMIDIPPSFDSDYINSIAPLAAVAVGLGLRRLDNR is encoded by the coding sequence ATGTTCTTCCGCAAAAAGAAAGCTGCGATCGGCATAGATATTGGTTCAAGTTCAATTAAAGTAATTCAGTTGACAGAATCAGAGGGGCGTTATACTCTTAACAAATTTGGAATTGCCGCACTGGCCCCTGAGATAATTGTTGACGGAACCGTGATGGATTCAGTAAGGTGTATTGAGACATTGCAGAATCTTATAAAGGAACAGGACATCACAATAAAGGATGCCGTTATATCCGTGTCCGGTAATTCAGTTATAGTAAAAAGAGTGACTTTGCCGCAGATGTCTGAAGATGAACTTGCTGAATCCATTAAATGGGAAGCAGAACAGTACATCCCCTTCGACATCAACGAAGTAAACATGGACTTTCAGATTCTGAATACTTTTACAGGCGCTGATGGAAAGCAGCAGATGAATGTCCTCCTGGCTGCTGTAAAGAAAGACAAGCTCACAGATTATTCTTCTCTTATTATTGAGGCAGGCCTGACCCCGGTAATAGTAGATATTGATTCATTTGCGATAGAGAATATGTATAACGCCAATTATGATATAAACGAGAATGAGACTGTTGCGCTCATTAACATAGGCGCCGGCATTACTAATATCAATATCCTGCAGGGGAGTATGTTTGCATTTACAAGAGATATCTCCATAGGCGGCAACAGATATACTGAATCCATACAAAAAGATCTCGGGCTTTCCTTTGATGATGCTGAAAAGATCAAGAAGGGAGAAACTGCTGAGGGTCCTGACACCTCTGACATTGATTCAATCATCGAGAACGTCTCAACAGAGATTACAAGTGAGATTACAAGGTCTTTTGGTTACTTCAAGGCAACTATGGGGAGTGAGAACATTAACAAGGTGCTTCTCAGCGGAGGGTCGTCAAAGATACGGAATCTGAATTCGTTCCTGCAGGAGAGGCTTGAACTTCCTGTGGAATTTATTAATCCATTCAGAATGATTGATATACCTCCTTCATTTGACTCGGATTATATCAATAGTATTGCCCCGCTTGCAGCTGTAGCTGTGGGACTTGGGCTAAGAAGGCTGGATAACAGATGA
- a CDS encoding PilN domain-containing protein, with translation MIKINLLLTKKSKGGVVNLKFGVPSSALFVIISVIVVILLEGYTWYWLSSTKSYLTAEKQTLEVRLADLREKVKEVESYEKDKKLFEQKISIIQNLKKSQKGPVRVLDEVSRMLPERVWLISIREKDGSIIVTGAGMTNDDIVKYVNNLKSSRLFQNVQLTESRQVVDTGIPVYNFNLVFNINLESV, from the coding sequence ATGATTAAAATAAACCTTCTTCTTACAAAGAAATCAAAGGGAGGTGTTGTAAATCTGAAGTTTGGAGTGCCATCTTCAGCCCTGTTTGTGATCATATCCGTTATTGTTGTTATTTTGCTGGAAGGATACACATGGTACTGGCTCAGCAGCACGAAATCATATCTTACTGCAGAAAAACAGACCCTTGAGGTGCGCCTGGCGGATTTAAGAGAAAAGGTCAAAGAGGTCGAGAGTTATGAAAAGGACAAAAAACTTTTTGAGCAGAAGATTTCTATCATCCAGAATTTGAAGAAGTCGCAAAAGGGGCCTGTAAGGGTATTGGATGAGGTCAGCAGGATGCTGCCTGAAAGGGTCTGGCTTATTTCAATAAGAGAAAAAGACGGAAGTATAATCGTCACAGGCGCAGGAATGACAAATGATGACATAGTAAAGTATGTGAACAATCTTAAATCATCCAGGTTATTTCAGAATGTCCAGTTAACAGAATCGAGGCAGGTTGTTGACACAGGTATTCCTGTGTACAACTTTAATCTTGTATTTAATATTAACCTTGAGTCGGTATAA
- the pilO gene encoding type 4a pilus biogenesis protein PilO — MNFESIDNMPRSQKIILIVLLFAIIIGGFVYFIFLPGKAQVDVLSKSVSDLNHEIMINEVKLRRLDQLKMENAQLQAQLNALRAQLPAEAEVSGLLKQISDLSIESGLSVKLWKPGARKKDPSGLYTEIPVDVEVSGGYHALGSFFDKVSKLPRIVNITGLNMDSAKVSGRTVFIQDKFVATTFAAEEK, encoded by the coding sequence ATGAACTTTGAGTCAATCGACAATATGCCACGTTCACAAAAGATCATCCTGATTGTCCTTTTGTTTGCGATAATCATAGGTGGTTTCGTTTATTTCATCTTCCTGCCAGGCAAGGCGCAGGTTGATGTCCTGTCTAAAAGTGTTTCTGATCTTAACCATGAAATCATGATTAATGAGGTAAAATTAAGGAGGCTTGATCAGCTCAAGATGGAGAATGCACAACTGCAGGCGCAGCTAAATGCACTGCGGGCACAGCTTCCGGCAGAGGCAGAAGTGTCAGGATTGCTTAAACAGATTTCTGATTTGAGCATCGAATCAGGATTAAGTGTCAAGTTATGGAAGCCGGGAGCGCGTAAGAAAGATCCATCCGGCCTGTATACTGAAATTCCGGTGGATGTAGAGGTATCTGGAGGATATCATGCACTTGGCTCCTTCTTTGACAAGGTAAGCAAGCTGCCCAGGATTGTTAATATTACAGGATTGAATATGGATTCAGCAAAGGTTTCAGGGCGAACTGTTTTTATTCAGGATAAATTTGTTGCCACTACATTTGCAGCAGAGGAGAAATAA
- a CDS encoding pilus assembly protein PilP, translating to MKTLIIVVILFVLSGCSEQPVNPVQQPPVSKASAGAGQDKDSAASTAGTEMTADARLEYTYMPAGRRDPFKSLILGLKEKKVAGLTPLQLRGLSELKVIGIMWDGKAYTAMIETPDGKGYLIKEGVLVGPEGGVVTRISADAVTIEEKFSDIYGRKQTKKTVLGLRPKEEAVDEDI from the coding sequence ATGAAGACGCTTATTATAGTTGTCATATTATTTGTTTTATCCGGTTGTTCAGAACAGCCGGTGAATCCTGTCCAACAGCCCCCTGTTTCAAAGGCATCTGCCGGAGCCGGACAGGACAAGGATAGTGCTGCATCAACTGCCGGGACAGAGATGACAGCAGACGCACGTTTAGAGTATACTTACATGCCTGCCGGACGGAGGGACCCGTTCAAATCTCTTATTCTGGGATTAAAGGAGAAAAAGGTCGCCGGGCTTACTCCACTGCAGCTTAGGGGCCTGAGTGAATTAAAGGTTATAGGTATTATGTGGGACGGCAAGGCCTATACTGCCATGATAGAAACCCCTGATGGAAAGGGGTATCTGATTAAGGAAGGTGTGCTTGTAGGACCTGAAGGAGGAGTTGTCACCAGAATCTCAGCGGATGCTGTGACGATTGAAGAGAAATTCTCAGATATTTATGGAAGGAAGCAAACGAAAAAGACTGTAT